In Companilactobacillus allii, one genomic interval encodes:
- a CDS encoding bacteriocin immunity protein, giving the protein MKTRDEKVQTMMDQISTAYSDSQVKKSPEAMELLFNSAKELDKTNDYSLVATKLCKKITYYSFEHPKDGLNALIVLYHQIKGYATKYDGIALAAMMLPVWFG; this is encoded by the coding sequence ATGAAAACAAGAGATGAAAAAGTACAAACGATGATGGATCAAATCAGTACTGCATACTCTGATAGTCAAGTTAAAAAGAGTCCAGAAGCTATGGAACTATTATTCAACTCAGCCAAAGAATTGGATAAGACGAATGATTATAGTTTGGTTGCGACAAAATTATGTAAAAAAATCACCTATTATTCATTTGAACATCCAAAGGATGGGTTAAATGCCTTGATAGTGTTGTATCACCAGATCAAAGGCTACGCTACTAAATACGATGGAATAGCTCTTGCAGCAATGATGCTTCCAGTTTGGTTTGGTTAA
- a CDS encoding aldo/keto reductase — protein MEYTKLGNTGLDVSRICLGTMGFGTPGKGQFPWSIGQEDSKKIVEHALDLGINFFDTANTYSNGMSEHHLGNALKDKNRDELVVATKVFFDSSDKPNMSGLSRKAILSQIDRSLARLQMDYVDLYIIHRWDFNTPIEETMCALNDVVKSGKARYIGASAMYSWQFEKANAIAKANGFAQFVSMQDHLNLLYREEEREMLPLCEEENIAVTPYSPLASGRLARDWTASTKRAETDNIAKAKYDNTEAQDKIIVDRVGEIAQKHNVDRVQIALAWLLQKKQVVAPIVGATKSNHLDGAVKALDVTLTDEDIELLESPYLPHKLMGARTY, from the coding sequence ATGGAATATACAAAACTTGGCAATACCGGATTAGATGTCTCGAGAATCTGCTTAGGAACTATGGGATTTGGAACACCGGGAAAGGGTCAATTTCCATGGTCAATTGGACAAGAGGACAGCAAAAAAATCGTTGAACACGCACTAGATCTAGGCATCAACTTTTTTGACACTGCTAATACTTATTCCAATGGTATGAGTGAGCACCATTTGGGTAATGCGTTAAAGGACAAGAATCGTGATGAACTAGTAGTCGCAACTAAAGTATTCTTTGATAGCAGTGATAAGCCTAATATGTCTGGACTTTCAAGAAAGGCTATTCTGTCACAAATCGATCGTAGTTTGGCACGTCTTCAAATGGACTATGTTGACTTATATATAATTCATAGATGGGATTTTAACACTCCCATTGAAGAAACAATGTGTGCTCTAAATGATGTTGTTAAATCTGGTAAAGCACGTTATATCGGTGCTTCTGCTATGTATTCTTGGCAATTTGAAAAGGCAAATGCAATCGCCAAAGCAAATGGCTTTGCTCAGTTTGTTTCAATGCAAGACCACTTGAATCTTTTGTATCGTGAAGAGGAACGTGAGATGTTACCACTTTGTGAAGAAGAAAATATTGCCGTAACACCTTATAGTCCCTTAGCATCCGGTCGTTTAGCAAGAGACTGGACCGCCAGCACCAAACGTGCTGAAACAGATAATATCGCTAAAGCCAAATACGATAACACTGAAGCTCAAGACAAAATTATTGTTGATAGAGTTGGCGAAATTGCTCAAAAGCATAATGTTGATAGGGTTCAAATCGCACTAGCTTGGTTGTTACAGAAGAAACAAGTCGTAGCACCAATTGTTGGCGCTACCAAATCAAATCACTTAGACGGTGCAGTAAAGGCATTAGACGTCACTTTAACCGATGAGGATATTGAATTATTAGAGTCGCCTTACCTTCCACATAAGTTGATGGGGGCTCGTACTTATTAA
- a CDS encoding peptidylprolyl isomerase translates to MYPQLDLENAKGTKITIKTNHGDIDIQLFDELVPKTVKNFVELAKKDYYNGVVFHRVIPDFMIQGGDPTGTGMGGESIYGDAFEDEFSDQLFNLDGALSMANAGPNTNGSQFFIVTNQNMPKRMIKQMAPAGYPEEIIAEYKNGGTPWLDHRHTVFGQVTDGMDVVREIAKVKRDRNDKPDEDVIIESVTERE, encoded by the coding sequence ATGTATCCACAATTAGACTTAGAGAATGCCAAAGGAACTAAGATTACAATTAAGACAAACCATGGCGATATCGATATTCAATTATTCGATGAACTTGTACCAAAGACTGTTAAGAACTTCGTTGAATTAGCCAAAAAAGATTATTACAACGGTGTAGTATTCCATCGTGTGATTCCTGATTTCATGATTCAAGGAGGAGACCCAACAGGAACTGGTATGGGTGGCGAAAGTATCTATGGAGATGCCTTTGAAGATGAGTTCTCAGACCAATTATTCAATCTAGATGGTGCATTATCAATGGCCAACGCTGGTCCCAATACTAACGGAAGCCAATTCTTCATTGTTACAAACCAAAATATGCCCAAAAGAATGATCAAACAAATGGCACCTGCCGGTTATCCAGAAGAGATTATCGCTGAATATAAAAATGGTGGAACACCTTGGTTAGATCATAGACATACCGTTTTCGGTCAAGTTACTGACGGAATGGATGTTGTTAGAGAAATTGCTAAAGTAAAACGTGACCGTAATGATAAGCCTGATGAAGATGTCATCATTGAGAGCGTAACAGAACGCGAATAA